CACCCGCGCCTCGCGCTCGTCGCGGGGCACGCGGTCGATCTTCAGGCCATAGGCGACATTCTGCGCTACGGTCAGATGCGGGAAGACCGCGTAGGACTGGAACACCATGTTGACCGGGCGGCGGTTGGGCGGAACGTGGGTCATGTCGACCCCGTCGATCAGGATGCGCCCCTCGCTGGGCGTTTCGAGCCCGGCGAGCATGCGCAGCAGGGTCGTCTTGCCGCAGCCCGAGGGGCCGAGCAGCGAGAAGAACTCGCCCCGCTCGATATCGAGGCTGACATCGTCGACCGCGATGAACGAGCCGAAGCGCTTGGAGACGGCCTCGAACTGGATGAGCGGCTGGAGTGTCTGGGGCATGGTCATGGTCATGGGCGGGGGCGGGGTTCCTGTGCCGAAATCTAGTGGCTTTGCGTCATGGCGCTGCCTTGCAGCTTCATGCCGATGGCGGTGAGGGCGATGGTGATGAGCATCAGCACGGTGGAGGCCGCGTTGACCTCGGGCGTGACCGAAAAGCGCACCATCGAATAGATCTTCACCGGGAAGGTGACCGTGTTGGGCCCCGAAGTGAAGAAGGTGATCACGAAATCGTCGAGGCTGAGCGTGAAGGCGAGCAGGGCTCCCGAGATCAGCGCCGGGCGGACATGGGGGACGAGCACGTCCCACAGCGCGCGCAGCTCGCTCGCGCCCAGATCGCGCGCGGCTTCTTCCATCTCGCGGTTGAAACTGGCCAGGCGCGCACGCACGACCACCGCCACGAACGGGAAGCTGAACGTGATATGGGCGATCACGATGGCGCCCAGATCGAACGGCCAGACCAGATCGCGCGGCCAGGGCATGATCTGGCCAAAGAACACCAGCATCCCCACGCCCATGCAGATTTCCGGCACGACGATCGGCAGGGTGACCGCCCCGTCGAACAGGCCCTTGCCCGGAAAGCGGAACCGCCAGAGCGCAATGGCGGTGAGCGCGCCGAGCACGACCGAGACGATCATCGAGAGAAAGGCGATGGTCAGCGAATTGGTGAAGGCCGCGATCAGTGCGTCGTCGTTGGCCAGCGTGCCATACCAGTCGAGCGTGAAGCCCTCCCAGCGGATCGTGCGGCGGCTGTCGTTGAAGCTGAAGGCGACGAGGCTGGCGAGCGGGACGTAGAGGAACAGGATCACCGCGCCCACCCAGAGCCGCAAGGGCCAGCGGCGGGCATAGTCGAGCGGGCCGATGGGGTTCTTGCCGGACATCAGGCTTCTCCCGCCGTGCGTGCACCAGACTGGCGCCGCTCGTAAAGCGCGCGCAGGCCCATGGCCAGCAGTGTCAGATACATCAGCATGAACGAGAGCGCCGCGCCGAACGGCCAGTCGTTCGCGCGCTTGAACTGGCGTTCGATCACGCTGGCGATCATCTGGCTGTCGGGCCCGCCGAGCAGGTCGGGCGTGAGGTAGGAGCCGAGCGCGGGAATGAAGGTGAGCATGATCGCCGAG
The genomic region above belongs to Novosphingobium sp. IK01 and contains:
- a CDS encoding ABC transporter permease, with translation MSGKNPIGPLDYARRWPLRLWVGAVILFLYVPLASLVAFSFNDSRRTIRWEGFTLDWYGTLANDDALIAAFTNSLTIAFLSMIVSVVLGALTAIALWRFRFPGKGLFDGAVTLPIVVPEICMGVGMLVFFGQIMPWPRDLVWPFDLGAIVIAHITFSFPFVAVVVRARLASFNREMEEAARDLGASELRALWDVLVPHVRPALISGALLAFTLSLDDFVITFFTSGPNTVTFPVKIYSMVRFSVTPEVNAASTVLMLITIALTAIGMKLQGSAMTQSH